The DNA region CATGTAAGTAATGTTAGATAAAATCTAAATTCtcatagaaatatatttttccgTCTTTCAGGACTTTCTGGACCACCAGGAGCTGGAAAGAGTACCTTTATTGAGACATTTGGAAAGTTTCTTACAGAGCAGGATCATAAAGTGGCAGTCCTGGCAGTAGATCCATCATCATCCCGGACCGGCGGTATGATTGATTTTAAATCATGATTAATTCAACCCTTTTAAAAGATATCTTCATaaggtaatttaaaattttgtaataaaaccACAGTTGCTTATGAATGAAAACCAGTATTTGCAATTTTTCTAGTAAACAATTGTTGGAGAAATGAATTCAAACACAAAACATTTAACTCCTTTCATGAAACTCAATGACTGAGAAAATCCCACTTTCTGTGTTGTTCACATAATTGTACTAATCTTTTATATATGTAGGATCACTTCTGGGTGATAAAACCAGAATGCCGGAACTGTCCCGGGACATGAATGCCTTTATTCGCGCCTCCCCATCCCGCGGAACTCTTGGAGGTGTTACCAGGACAACCAATGAAGCTATTTTAGTTTGTGAAGCTGCAGGATATGACATTATTCTAATAGAAACTATTGGTTAGTTAAACATAGgttctacatttacatgtatgtaaacagtAAAGATGTTTAGATTTTGTTTCTccattttgatgaaatattcACTTGTATTTGGTGGTAACATGataacaaaataatagaaatccattttataaacattgaagTACTGGTAGTATAAGTACTGTGGTTGCATTATAGTTTGTCAGTGTTAAGGTTTGCTGATTAAGTAAAATTCAGTTTCTGGGATATGTGAATTCTTGGACAATGGTCATTCAAATATGATTTCCCTCCATGATTTTCGTAGAAACAACCAAATTTGTTGAtcaatttaaacaatgaaatcctTAAATATGTGTGTTCAGTGAATATAATACTGAGTTGGGACTACATAACAACCCACTGTTAGTTGTGTGAATCACTTGGCAGACCTCGGCCAATTCGTTTGATGTAGGTTAAGGAATTGGCTGAGGTTTGCCAAATTTTATGTGAATGACCAGCCATCCGTGTGTATTGTTGgatgttatttttcataattatttatcaGTATTGTTGGATGTTATTTATCACTAGGTGTGGGTCAGACTGAGTTCATGGTGGCTGACATGGTGGACATGTTTTGTTTGCTGATTCCACCTGCCGGAGGAGATGAACTTCAAGGTTTGTAAAACGCAGTGCACGTACAGCAGTCAGATAGTCTGTCGTTAAACGTACACTCTATGGCTGTATTTATGTATGTTTGAGAACTCTAACTAAAAGTCATATTGAAATCCATTTACTACCACAAGCAAATGTTATCTCCCTTATTGTGCATATGTTGATTTCTCAACACAGATCAAATTTCAGTATGTTAAGTAGATTTAGAAAAGTTATTTAATACTTCCTAAATATGGTCAATATTTTGAATGGTCATGTAGTGACCAGAAGAAgtatattgatagctagaacTGTAAATTTTATGGCCAACTTTATGTAGCCTTTTCTCAGAAGTGTAGTATACGAACTACTGCCTTTGTATACTGTTGTATGCAAGAAAATATTACCCATTTTCAATTGATTCTTGTAATATATGGTAAGgaatgtttattaaattttaaaagataatgttGCAGATTATTTTTAGCAGTGAAAGTTCTACCAATTGTTTAGCTCTTTGTTTTACATGCAATTCTCAATAACCCTTCAAATTATGATTGTACATTTACAAGTATGCATTTTTGAACAGGAATAAAGAAAGGTATTGTGGAGGTTGCTGATCTGGTTGCAGTCAATAAATGTGACGGGGATTTAGTGAGTGCTGCTCGAATTATTCAGGGAGAATACATGAGTGCCCTTAAGTTCATTAGAAAAGTCAACCTGAACTGGAGCCCACAGGTAGATATCTGGGTCAttattactgtaaacgtattatatttggcgtgtacgatatttggcggaaattagtttttgaacaagttggcgtggatttgcATTAGTttttcctgaatgtgactattcttatacatttaGGCATAGCATTtagcaatgtacttgatttagcggaagcatCGTTCCGCCAAAAGCACTAAATataatacacagccaaatgtggtacgtttacagtatatgttTCTTTGCTTTTTGGGAGAGGGTTTATATTGGCTTTACACTTGTTGCACAATCCTGTGGagctattatttagtaaaatgtGATGAAATAGAAATTTTTGTGAGTATTTTATGGATGCATCCTAAAGCTATACAAGCTAaaatttacgtcaattttgaatgacgaTGAAAGCGCATGTTTTTGTATGCTTATGAAAGTTTCCATTATTCTATAAATCAAAATGATGATTTCCCTCTCGTTTCAAAGAAATAGAATTTTAATCGTTTATTTTCCTgtcaggaaagtaatgccttttcataaatgttgatgaaggaagagcgaaATTGACTTCAATGCACATGTCTGCTGAAAATCAGATAGCCATTATTAATTGCTAAATTACATATCGGTCACAATTTGGTATATATGtttaatagtacatgtagttgatTTGAAATACGAGTCCCGGGGCCATcgtatttttttcttagtttctaaattgttcataagttttaaaattattattttgaaaaatttaaagacTCTAAAAGGAAGGCTCTTATTATTTAAGTCCctgttatttcaattttttatgcaaaataacaATTGACATACTCATCTTATAGGTTCTAAGAATTTCATCCATTACAAAAGAGGGGATCCCAGAACTGTGGAAAAATATGTGTGAATTCAGAGAAACCATGTCAAAGACCGGTGACCTGGAACGAAAGCGAGCCGATCAGAAAAAAATCTGGATGTGGAACTATATTAAGGACAACATTATGGACCTGTTCCGCTCTCACCCTGTAGTTAGGGAGAAGATCTCAGTGATGGAGGACCGAGTGTCACATGGGGTGCTTACCCCGGGGGAAGCGGCGGACATGTTGATGAGGGACTTTATGAAAGACTGAatgtttttaagatatgatatATTAATgatagttatatatattttgttttatgagtCTTAAAGCAATTCCAGTTTGTTTGGAGTGTTGAATTTGGATGCTGCTCTGTGTGTTTGTCATATTATGCCAGCAGTCAAGAACTATAATTAACTCAATAGTTGCATGgctatgtacatatatatacctacaatttgaaataataatacattgtattggtttttattttaaaatgtacatttatatcagTTCAGAGAGCTGTGTTGTGCTAATCCCGCACTGTGTGTGGAgtttttaaactgaaaaatattgacacacattatttaaacacaGAGATAGGTGTTCGAAGTGTTGTCTAATTTCATTTGAAGAAAGGAACAGTCATATATCAAAGGTTCAAGTTAGCTTTTCTGATTGCCTGTTGTCTATCCTTCTGTCTGTCTTGTaacaattttcatggattttattTCATCTCTAGAACCAGCGGgccaaatttaaacaaatttagtACATAGAATTAAGCATGAAACCccttttaaaggggagataattatgaaACAGTGAAGATACATGTTGTAGGCGTGTGACATAAAAAACCCTCTTCTCGACAGCCATTGCTacagaaatgcaaatatttgaaGATATTAATTTGTTGAAACTCTGACCCCAGCCCAATACTCGAGCTCAAAGAGAAGTTAAATGTTTACCATTGGAATAtagaggaaaaatattttattaaaatgttcttctcaagaactgcaTTAATCCTACAACCCCCTTGATCTTCATTTTCTCACAAACTTCcgcaatataatatttttttcatctgcATTAGGTTACAAAGCCTCGA from Crassostrea angulata isolate pt1a10 chromosome 7, ASM2561291v2, whole genome shotgun sequence includes:
- the LOC128155231 gene encoding methylmalonic aciduria type A protein, mitochondrial-like, which gives rise to MSYIKLLKMAVLRNGLQFSRLCSLNKTKLLPELTVTRCKFFHSNNRLCFLSDGRNNVIFTKYVRNNKDKLYFQCSSSLQTESAEKGPIKEPDAYVQSIYDGLKNHDRGSLARAITLIETSNPTKKVQAKALLNLILHDEKANEVHSLKGPKTFRVGLSGPPGAGKSTFIETFGKFLTEQDHKVAVLAVDPSSSRTGGSLLGDKTRMPELSRDMNAFIRASPSRGTLGGVTRTTNEAILVCEAAGYDIILIETIGVGQTEFMVADMVDMFCLLIPPAGGDELQGIKKGIVEVADLVAVNKCDGDLVSAARIIQGEYMSALKFIRKVNLNWSPQVLRISSITKEGIPELWKNMCEFRETMSKTGDLERKRADQKKIWMWNYIKDNIMDLFRSHPVVREKISVMEDRVSHGVLTPGEAADMLMRDFMKD